A genome region from Pygocentrus nattereri isolate fPygNat1 chromosome 10, fPygNat1.pri, whole genome shotgun sequence includes the following:
- the nfkbiab gene encoding nuclear factor of kappa light polypeptide gene enhancer in B-cells inhibitor, alpha b: protein MDLYRSTRANQMDYNAEGRGPKAGKAPASTDERLDSGLDSLKEEEYNEVAADLGRLRVQSAPHQEGPDQEGAEWKREVTEDGDTYLHLAIIHEVQEMALKMIDMSVNDPFLNKQNHQRQTALHLAVYTEQPQIVERLLKAGCDPTLVDNNGNTALHISCRTGSLTCFGLLTQNCPDQLPAILQAPNYSGQKCLHLVAVHGYLSLVESLVSLGADINAQEQCNGRTALHLAVDLQNLELVKLLVSKGADVNSLSYGGHTAYHLTYGRQDAEIQKILYNVTAHNLRELPDSESEDSEDDYDYEVMSDDEMYDDIKVMGSK, encoded by the exons ATGGATCTTTATCGAAGCACCAGAGCCAACCAGATGGATTATAACGCCGAGGGTCGAGGCCCAAAGGCCGGAAAAGCTCCAGCCAGCACCGACGAGCGGCTGGACAGCGGACTGGACTCGCTAAAGGAGGAGGAATACAACGAAGTAGCCGCGGATCTCGGGCGGCTGCGCGTCCAGAGCGCTCCTCACCAGGAGGGCCCGGACCAGGAGGGCGCGGAGTGGAAGAGAGAAGTGACCGAGGATGGAGACAC gTACCTGCATCTTGCAATCATACACGAGGTTCAGGAGATGGCGTTGAAGATGATTGACATGTCAGTTAACGACCCTTTCCTCAACAAGCAGAATCACCAAAGACAG ACTGCGCTGCACCTGGCCGTGTACACCGAGCAGCCCCAGATCGTCGAGCGACTGCTGAAGGCCGGCTGCGACCCCACGTTAGTGGATAACAACGGCAACACAGCGCTCCACATATCCTGTCGCACAGGTTCCCTCACGTGCTTCGGCCTTCTCACGCAAAACTGCCCTGACCAGCTCCCGGCTATTCTGCAGGCGCCCAACTACAGCG GCCAGAAATGCCTCCACCTGGTTGCCGTCCACGGCTACCTTTCACTGGTGGAAAGTCTCGTCTCCCTCGGAGCAGATATCAATGCACAG GAGCAGTGTAACGGCCGGACGGCTCTCCACTTGGCCGTGGACCTCCAGAATTTGGAGCTGGTGAAGCTTCTGGTCAGCAAAGGCGCCGACGTAAACAGCCTGTCGTACGGCGGCCACACGGCGTATCACCTGACCTACGGCCGCCAGGACGCCGAAATCCAGAAGATCCTGTACAACGTCACGGCACACAACCTCCGAGAACTGCCCGACAGCGAGTCCGAGGACAGCGAGGATGACTACGATTATGAAGTGATGTCCGATGACGAG ATGTATGACGATATTAAAGTGATGGGGTCGAAATAG
- the sccpdha.1 gene encoding saccharopine dehydrogenase a, tandem duplicate 1, translating to MWAWFVRNTGVCRPCWAAVECDLSVCLSVRLSVCLSVVMAESGSQPRYHFIIFGASGFTGRFVLEEVARCAGEAREELRWAAAGRSRARLETALTQAAEALGKPELKTEVDIIVADVDDPESLAEMCKQAVIVLNCVGPYRFYGEPVVKACVENGAHCIDISGEPQFLESMQLNYDSQAAEKGVYVVGSCGFDSIPADMGVLYTRDQFKGTLTAVESFLTASMGPEGGCIHDGTWQSAVYGLADSDKLRSLRKKFSHKPLPVVGTRIKRRGALFYSDEIQQYAVPFMGADPSVVKRTQRFLSEEHQESPVQYGAYAGVGGVSSVMKLLFAGLMFFLLVKFSFGRKLLIKFPEFFSFGFFSKEGPTRKQMEGSSFRFAFYGEGYTEGQDPSQGKPNAKIRTLVQGPEAGYVATPIAMVQAAITILNEPDSLPEKGGVYTPGAAFAKTTLIDRLNKHGIQFSVL from the exons ATGTGGGCGTGGTTTGTCCGGAATACGGGTGTGTGTCGGCCCTGCTGGGCTGCAGTAGAGtgtgatctgtctgtctgtctgtccgtccgtctgtctgtctgtctgtcggtgGTCATGGCGGAGTCCGGCTCTCAGCCCCGATATCACTTCATCATCTTCGGAGCTTCGGGCTTCACCGGCCGCTTCgtgctggaggaggtggcgcgCTGTGCGGGGGAAGCCCGGGAGGAGCTGCGCTGGGCGGCCGCGGGCAGGAGCAGAGCCCGCCTGGAGACCGCGCTCACCCAGGCCGCGGAAGCGCTCG GTAAGCCGGAGCTGAAGACGGAGGTGGATATCATCGTGGCCGATGTGGACGATCCGGAGTCTTTAGCTGAGATGTGTAAACAGGCGGTGATTGTTCTCAACTGTGTGGGACCA TACAGGTTCTATGGAGAGCCGGTGGTGAAGGCGTGTGTGGAGAATGGAGCACACTGCATCGATATCAGTGGAGAACCTCAG TTTTTGGAGAGCATGCAGCTGAACTATGACAGCCAGGCGGCTGAAAAGGGCGTGTACGTCGTGGGAAGCTGCGGATTCGACTCCATTCCTGCAGACATGGGTGTCCTGTACACCAGGGACCAGTTTAAAG gGACTCTGACGGCGGTGGAGAGCTTTCTGACGGCGAGTATGGGACCTGAG GGTGGCTGCATCCACGACGGTACGTGGCAGTCGGCCGTGTACGGACTCGCGGACAGCGACAAACTCCGCAGCCTGAGGAAGAAGTTCAGCCACAAACCTCTGCCCGTGGTCGGGACCAGGATCAAGCGCAG AGGCGCTCTGTTCTACAGTGATGAGATCCAGCAGTACGCTGTTCCCTTCATGGGCGCCGATCCATCAGTGGTGAAGAGAACTCAACGGTTCCTTTCTGAGGAACACCAGGAAAGCCCA GTTCAGTACGGCGCCTACGCTGGAGTCGGTGGGGTCTCCTCCGTCATGAAGCTGCTCTTTGCTGGTCTGATGTTCTTCCTTCTGGTGAAGTTCAGTTTTGGCAGGAAGCTCCTGATTAAG TTTCCAGAGTTTTTCTCTTTCGGCTTCTTCTCCAAGGAGGGTCCGACTAGAAAACAG ATGGAGGGCTCTTCTTTCCGTTTCGCCTTCTATGGAGAAGGTTACACTGAGGGTCAGGACCCCTCACAGGGGAAACCTAACGCCAAGATCCGCACGCTCGTCCAGGGACCAG AGGCTGGTTACGTCGCTACGCCGATCGCGATGGTGCAGGCGGCCATTACCATCCTAAACGAACCTGATTCCCTGCCCGAGAA GGGCGGCGTCTACACTCCTGGAGCCGCTTTCGCCAAGACCACCCTCATCGACCGCCTCAACAAACACGGCATCCAGTTCTCCGTTCTTTAA